AAACATTCTCACACTTCATCTTTTGATTTGGAACTTTAAGTGAAACagatgggaagagaggggggatagatagatagttagacagtagagagtgagagggagataaTTAGACAGTAGAGATGGAGATAATTAgacagcagagagggagagggagataattagacagtagagagggagagggagataattagacagtggagagggagggagagggagagagagataattagacagtagagagggagagggagagagagataattagacagtagagagagagggagagggagagagataattagagagggagagggagataattagacagtagagagggagagggagagagagataattagacagtagagagggagagggagagagagataattagacagtagagagggagagggagataattagacagtagagagggagagggagataattggacagtagagagggagagggagagggagataattagacagtagagagggagagggagagatagagagaaaacaATATGAGGAGAGGTACACAATGGGAGATATTGCCATTCAGTGAAGACAATGTATCTGTCCAATAATCACTGTGGTGGGCTTGAATGTTTTGTGTTCAAGCTAGATTGTAACAGATTGTTTGATGAAGCTACTATTGAACACAAAACAACATAATATATATCATCTTCATAGGCCCATGTTTAAAACATACAAGTACTGTATACACGATGTACATTCTAGGTTCCCTATGTAAACAACAAGCAGCAGTGTAGCGCCCTAACTAATACAGTAGATCTGTGTACAGGCATTGCACTGGAGCTTCAATATGGTTTAATCCATTGATACATGTTAAATAAATACACATTGTTTGTAGCTGCCGGGAGGGGTGAACATTTACAATGTAACGTTCATTAAAGCATTAACTTATTTCATTACAAAAATGTAGAACACTAGAGCGGAAATGTATATTAGAAGTGTACAAGACAGCTCAAACTCTATTAAATTACACAGAGTAGCAGCTCACTATGTTGCCACGTTCTTcagctctttctgtctctgtggtcATTTTATAGCAAAAGCCACATTTTAATACTGTACATTAtaggtgcgttcgtaaattcactttAGAGTGTCAGAGTGCACTCGGAGTGTGCTTTgagtgtttgtaaattcagagtgttgtcagattgtccgttcataacttcagagtgtttcgatctcggagcgttcagagtgtACACTGGACACTCTGGTCGAGGTGTAGGGTTGATCTGAGCATTCTGACTTCACATCGGCCGTCAAGATCCCAAGCCAACTGGCTAAACTTGCTtagcttgcttgctagctacttccggACATAAACGAGAAAACACTTCACTCTGAACATGTTACTCACCCATGCAGAGCTGCTATTAGTGCTCGAGTGTTTTCATGTCATCAAGAGGGTTAGTGACTGTAACTGCGttactggcaacaatttaattccATTTTTTAGCCGATGTTTACTTAAATCTGTCATAACAACAGAGTTTAGGCAGTTCGTAAATTCATAAATTATTCTGCGCTGTTCGCGACACACTGCGCGAGTGTTCTGAAATCGAAGTAAGTTGCCATGGTGAATGTACTAACGCACCCTATATCAGGGCAGTCCTCAAGTGTCACAGTGTCTGTTGCTTAGTAACAGATGATATGGACCAGGAGAGCGGACACTCTCTGCAATCAATGACAGAAATGTATCAGTTAAGGACCAAAGAAAGGAAAATCTGTGGCCCTCGAGGACTGCTCAGAGATCCTGCCTTACATCTTGATCTGTACACTTAAAACTAAGCAGTGTAGTGCAGTGTTTCCCCTTCTACTATTACTTAGGTGGGGTGCCCCACTCTCATTCATCTGTATCCTTAACTCTGTTGCCCCCACCACCAGCCTCAATTTAGTTTATCTTCAGTTGGATTCTATAAAAACATGTATGGTTTTGGCAGCCTTTGTTGAAGATTCCCCTGGTCTAGACTAGTCTGGTCTGTTCTAGTGGAGTCTACTACTAGTCTAAGGGCTCCATGGAGTCTGGCTCTGCGTCCATACAGGTCTCCCAGGGGTTGATCTGGGCAGGTCTAATctgatctactactactactagtctaAGGGCTCCATGGAGTCTGGCTCTGTGTCCATACAGGTCTCCCAGGGGTTGATCTGGGCAGGTCTAATctgatctactactactactagtctaAGGGCTCCATGGAGTCTGGCTCTGTGTCCATACAGGTCTCCCAGGGGTTGATCTGGGCAGGTCTAATctgatctactactactactagtctaAGGGCTCCATGGAGTCTGGCTCTGTGTCCATACAGGTCTCCCAGGGGTTGATCTGGGCAGGTCTAATCTGATCTACTACTCGTCTAAGGGCTCCATGGAGTCTGGCTCTGCGTCCATACAGGTCTGCCAGGGGTTGATCTGGGCAGGTCTAATctgatctactactactactagtctaAGGGCTCCATGGAGTCTGGCTCTGTGTCCATACAGGTCTCCCAGGGGTTGATCTGGGCAGGTCTAATCTGATCTGGACTACTACAGGTCTAAGGGCTCCATGGAGTCTGGCTCTGCGTCCATACAGGTCTCCCAGGGGTTGATCTGGGCAGGTCTAATCTGATCTACTACTCGTCTAAGGGCTCCATGGAGTCTGGCTCTGCGTCCATACAGGTCTCCCAGGGGTTGATCTGGGCAGGTCTAATCTGATCTACTACTCGTCTAAGGGCTCCATGGAGTCTGGCTCTGCGTCCATACAGGTCTCCCAGGGGTTGCGTGGCATCTGAGGCATGGAGATGATCAACAGGCTGAGACCACTGAAGACCAGGAGGACGAAGGAGGTGCAGGCACATTCAAATGACCAGGAGTAGTAGTACTGTTCCCAGACGGTCTCCTCGCTGTCAATCATCCGCTTGGTGGAGTTCCGCATCACCTCAACAGAGATGATGATGCAGAGACCTAGAGGGAGAAGGGGTACAggtgaggatggatggatgggcagacggacggacggatggagagacagaaaggtAAAACTAATTAACAAACTAACAAACAAATGAACAAATAGCTGATGAACCTGGATGGACAGGCAGAAACATGTACAATGTTCTTTGTAGTCATGCCTGATGTATGACGTGAATATCTCAGTCAAAGTAGATGTGTCTGACCTGCGAAGGCAAAGAACATCCCAGCAGGCCTCAGCAGGTAGTCCCTCCCCTTCCCGAAGGAGCACACGACACACAGCAACCCCAGGGTCATGAAGGCCAGGCTGAACACAGCAATGGCCGCTGCTGAGAGGTTgtactctgagagagagagagagagagagagagagagagagagagagagagagagagagagagagagatggaaaactggattttttttaaatctttttttaaatctttCCATCTTGATTTCCAACAGAAAATCATTCAGTTCTTACTGTAACCCATCTCCCATTCTAAGGCATTGGAACTCCCACTAACCCACCCCCCTCCACTTAACCTTAATCAGCATGAAGAGAATACAGCAGAGTGCCCTCTTGAACAATGTCTTCGTTAACCATCACTGGCTATATAGTTAGCCTGGTTGAACCAGCAGACTGAATGGTGCGATCCCCACTGTTTCACTGAGCTCAgcattcagtctggtttaaccatGCTACAATACACTAAAACCGTCTATTAGCACTGCTTCTAGGGGAGGAGTGATGAAGAAAGAAGCCTTGTCTCCAGGTGACTCATCCaactctcctctctaaccctccaGGCCCATTGTACAGATTACGACAAGCCAGGGCTCACTTTCCCGTCGTAACGCCCTGACTGAGCAGCAGGAGAACATGGAGCGTGAAATAAACGTTATCGTTCCActcaagtagctacttttgtcaTGGCTTGGctgtggagagacacagagggagacatACAATCTGTGTCTACATGCGTGTGACCTCAGACGTTACGGTGGGCTGCCTCTGCCTGTGATACCGACCTGCTAGGGATTATtatggatgcgtcccaaatggcaccctatttcttatagacagtagtgcactacttttgactagagtctGTAGAGGTATTTGGGACATAGGCACAGCCAATAGGTCCACaagtgtaacgtctgcttccaactcacactctcaaacacatagatcccctgaatgcagctcactctccagatcccaatcacctggaTTCTGATCatctgttcacacacctgtatgtcattatcacacactatttagttcagttatttGCACCcaatcattgtgaggtattgtttgttttgtgacacacttctatATGGCGCTCTGGTTTCCCCGTAATgtactcctcctgtgtatgatagtgttgcctgcctcactaacggagccttttgcctattccctacctgtactttagcctatcggaTTTCCTGTTGACAACTGTTGCGTAATCTCCCGGAtgacgttactagccttttctcTGCCAGTACTGTTGCCTTTTTgaaccccctgtgtatgacctgcctgcccctggacccagctacctgcctcctcctgtgtatgacctgcctgcccctgcccctgggcccagctacctgcctcctcctgtgtatgacctgcctgcccctggacccagctacctgcctcctcctgtgtatgacctgcctgcccctggacccagctacctgcctcctcctgtgtatgacctgcctgcccctgcccctgggcccagctacctgcctcctcctgtgtatgacctgcctgcccctggacccagctacctgcctcctcctgtgtatgacctgcctgcccctggacccagctacctgcctcctcctgtgtatgacctgcctgcccctgcccctgggcccagctacctgcctcctcctgtgtatgacctgcctgcccctggacccagctacctgcctcctcctgtgtatgacctgcctgcccctggacccagctacctgcctcctcctgtgtatgaccttctgcctgcccctggacccagctacctgcctcctcctgtgtatgaccttctgcctgtccctggacccagctacctgcctcctcctgtgtatgacctgcctgcccctggacccagctacctgcctcctcctgtgtatgacctgcctgcccctggacccagctacctgcctcctcctgtggtccttcacaataaacacctgctgcgccctgcgcttaaaaccagctctctgtctcccatcgtgttcattacaaTAAGGACACACGTAGTTAAAACATGTTTCATTACAACTGGGTTCTAGCTCCTGTACTAATATCACCAGTCAACTCCATAACACTCAAAAGTTACTTCACCTTCAACCAGTAAATCCTGCTGATGGCTAGCCATGCTAGCTTTCTACCTGTCTGTCTTAATGAGTGTTGTCACGCTTACAGCATACTCTGCACACAGCAATTTATATTTGTAAGGAATCTGCAGTAGTCTCCTAGAATAGCATCTGTTTTGAGTAGAGCATTGTGAGATGCGGAAAGATCTCGTTTTTTTCCCCTGACGCGGGGATAATAACtaatagcgtgtgtgtgtgtgtgtgtgtgtgtgtgtgtgtgtgtgtgtgtgtgtgtgtgtgtgtgtgtgtgtgtgtgtgtgtgtgtgtgtgtgagagaaagggaaagggaaagggagagagaaagtgttcGCCAATCACAGAGGGTACCATTCATGTCTGTGTTTTGACTGAATGTGTTTTATTGTCATGCTGAGAGCCCAATGAGCATTCCCATAGACACATAGTATACATCTCATTCCTGTTCACCATGCCTCCCCCTCAACAGCATAGGCCTCTCATTGCTTGAAAACAAGGATTAACAGTTCTGATATTTAAGGAAATGCACCATATTTGATGGAATTGTACTCATGTATTACTCAATTTACAACTCAAAACTGAAGTTATAAATTGTTTAAAATCGCCACCGAGAATTTCACACTGGTGAATCTGACCGAATGTATTTGAAAAAAAGTTGCACTGTGGCTCATTCACCAGAAGCCTGTAACGAAGGAGAAAGAGAACTCACCTTTCTGAGTTTTGGCTTCGAA
This window of the Oncorhynchus masou masou isolate Uvic2021 unplaced genomic scaffold, UVic_Omas_1.1 unplaced_scaffold_1543, whole genome shotgun sequence genome carries:
- the LOC135531186 gene encoding voltage-dependent calcium channel gamma-1 subunit-like isoform X2; translated protein: MLEEKKTKVRITFFDLLEGISCMLAAMVTDHWTVLSPPFDKFNTTCETAHFGLWKLCMKTIFMDPEGQGCGPISLPGAKNCSYFKHFTKEEEAKGFEAKTQKEYNLSAAAIAVFSLAFMTLGLLCVVCSFGKGRDYLLRPAGMFFAFAGLCIIISVEVMRNSTKRMIDSEETVWEQYYYSWSFECACTSFVLLVFSGLSLLIISMPQMPRNPWETCMDAEPDSMEPLDE
- the LOC135531186 gene encoding voltage-dependent calcium channel gamma-1 subunit-like isoform X1 → MLEERKTKVKITFFVILVGISCMLAAMATDHWTVLSPPFDKFNATCETAHFGLWKLCMKTIFMVEEDPEGQGCGPISLPGAKNCSYFKHFTKEEEAKGFEAKTQKEYNLSAAAIAVFSLAFMTLGLLCVVCSFGKGRDYLLRPAGMFFAFAGLCIIISVEVMRNSTKRMIDSEETVWEQYYYSWSFECACTSFVLLVFSGLSLLIISMPQMPRNPWETCMDAEPDSMEPLDE